A DNA window from Mobula birostris isolate sMobBir1 chromosome 3, sMobBir1.hap1, whole genome shotgun sequence contains the following coding sequences:
- the LOC140194732 gene encoding guanine nucleotide-binding protein G(T) subunit gamma-T1-like isoform X1, with protein sequence MEYKSNYRRQMEDLTDKDRLKMEIEQLKKELPLERMLVSKCAEELKDYIESQSAEDPLVKGIPEDKNPFKEKGGCVIS encoded by the exons GCAATTATAGAAGGCAAATGGAAGACTTAACAGATAAAGACCGTTTGAAAATGGAGATAGAGCAACTTAAGAAAGAATTGCCTTTAGAGCGGATGCTG GTATCCAAGTGtgcggaggaactgaaggacTACATTGAATCACAGTCTGCGGAAGACCCTTTGGTAAAGGGGATCCCAGAGGACAAGAACCCCTTCAAAGAGAAGGGAGGCTGTGTGATCTCATAA
- the LOC140194732 gene encoding guanine nucleotide-binding protein G(T) subunit gamma-T1-like isoform X2: MEDLTDKDRLKMEIEQLKKELPLERMLVSKCAEELKDYIESQSAEDPLVKGIPEDKNPFKEKGGCVIS; encoded by the exons ATGGAAGACTTAACAGATAAAGACCGTTTGAAAATGGAGATAGAGCAACTTAAGAAAGAATTGCCTTTAGAGCGGATGCTG GTATCCAAGTGtgcggaggaactgaaggacTACATTGAATCACAGTCTGCGGAAGACCCTTTGGTAAAGGGGATCCCAGAGGACAAGAACCCCTTCAAAGAGAAGGGAGGCTGTGTGATCTCATAA